In Acidobacteriota bacterium, a genomic segment contains:
- a CDS encoding DUF3373 family protein, with translation MSERRVFSIVAASIVLLAAGVPAATTHAATAAKTAPATTEQRTGTAAAADKDGDVSADATRDAVEDLEQRIEDLERRLNEPERHAALDRLLFQGDFRFEAHTIQAKIPDHFDGMVLQNLIVKTLFYFQQVGAPPESIADLDAQIESHYADWLLFTSKLTFGQLKEAMAGFDPALQQQLFAMYLPAAFVPGANADNDILYTNRLRLRIRARVGDNVTFDGRLSMYKVWGDSTGVRVFNGQPTTINIDGTTANVPNSDILRVERAYFSWNDIGGLPVYLSIGRRPSTGGVPLNFRHDEPRGGTPAGSVIDFQFDGLTFGWHINDFSTLRLCYGVGYESGFGNGQVLKNPADRLDDVQLLGINWDVWDTDDMFVQLTVAKAFDVTDGFNGLVVLPADPVTGQAIPAPVILRYTPSAHLGDLDLASVVFQRSDGPVDWFVSANYVESSPNGVTTPFGGLFSDPFEAPQDRSGSMFYGGVRLRFNDDRTKIGVEYNHGSRYWFNFAAAEDEIIAPKTQTRGDVWEVYLTHRIENRFLVKLDYIDYSYDYSGSGWLLGTPKDLETQPVLGFPTYDSARKFALSLMARW, from the coding sequence ATGAGCGAGCGAAGGGTGTTCTCAATCGTGGCCGCGTCGATCGTACTGCTGGCGGCCGGCGTCCCGGCGGCCACGACGCACGCGGCTACAGCCGCGAAGACCGCGCCGGCAACGACCGAACAACGGACCGGCACCGCGGCGGCGGCCGACAAGGACGGCGACGTGAGCGCGGACGCCACGCGGGATGCGGTCGAGGATCTCGAGCAGCGGATCGAGGACCTGGAGCGACGTCTGAACGAGCCGGAGCGCCACGCTGCCCTCGATCGGTTGCTCTTCCAGGGGGACTTCCGGTTCGAAGCTCACACGATTCAAGCGAAGATCCCGGACCACTTCGACGGAATGGTGCTGCAGAATCTGATCGTGAAGACGCTGTTCTACTTCCAGCAGGTCGGGGCACCGCCCGAATCGATCGCCGATCTCGATGCGCAGATCGAATCCCATTATGCCGACTGGCTGCTGTTCACTTCGAAATTGACGTTCGGCCAGCTCAAGGAGGCAATGGCCGGTTTCGATCCGGCGTTGCAGCAGCAACTGTTCGCGATGTACCTGCCCGCTGCCTTCGTGCCCGGAGCGAACGCCGACAACGACATCCTCTACACCAACCGGTTGCGGCTGCGGATCCGCGCGCGGGTCGGCGACAACGTCACCTTCGACGGGCGCCTTTCGATGTACAAAGTCTGGGGCGACTCGACCGGCGTACGGGTGTTCAACGGGCAGCCGACGACGATCAACATCGACGGCACGACGGCCAACGTCCCGAACTCCGATATCCTGCGCGTCGAGCGGGCCTACTTCTCCTGGAACGACATCGGCGGGTTGCCGGTCTACCTCTCGATCGGCCGCCGTCCCTCGACCGGCGGCGTGCCGCTGAACTTCCGGCATGACGAACCGCGCGGCGGAACCCCTGCCGGCTCGGTGATCGACTTCCAGTTCGACGGCCTGACGTTCGGCTGGCATATCAATGACTTTTCCACCCTCCGGCTGTGCTACGGCGTAGGGTACGAGTCCGGCTTCGGAAACGGCCAGGTGCTGAAGAACCCGGCCGACCGCCTCGACGACGTGCAGCTGCTAGGCATCAACTGGGACGTGTGGGACACCGACGACATGTTCGTTCAACTGACGGTCGCGAAGGCGTTCGACGTCACCGACGGGTTCAACGGGCTCGTCGTTCTTCCGGCCGACCCGGTGACGGGTCAGGCCATACCCGCTCCCGTCATCCTGCGCTACACCCCGTCGGCCCATCTCGGCGACCTCGATCTCGCTAGCGTCGTTTTCCAGCGGAGCGATGGACCGGTCGACTGGTTTGTGAGCGCCAACTATGTGGAATCGAGCCCCAACGGCGTGACGACCCCCTTCGGTGGCCTCTTCTCCGACCCGTTCGAAGCACCGCAGGATCGCAGCGGCTCGATGTTCTACGGCGGCGTGCGTCTTCGCTTCAACGACGACCGCACGAAGATCGGGGTCGAGTACAACCACGGATCACGGTACTGGTTCAACTTCGCGGCGGCCGAGGACGAGATCATCGCGCCGAAGACACAGACACGAGGCGACGTCTGGGAGGTCTATCTGACGCACCGCATCGAGAACCGATTTCTCGTCAAGCTGGACTACATCGATTACAGCTACGACTACTCGGGATCGGGATGGCTGCTCGGGACGCCAAAAGACCTCGAAACGCAGCCCGTTCTCGGTTTCCCGACGTACGACAGCGCCAGAAAGTTCGCCCTGAGCCTCATGGCGAGGTGGTGA